Part of the bacterium genome is shown below.
AATGGAATTACACAATCAAGCCCCGAAATTAAGCACCTTCAGAATTGTATACTTTGTTTTTTAACGGGCCCTAAGGTGTGTCTGTCTCGTCCGGAGAGGCCATCGCCGGGTGCTTGATCATGAACGAGAGCACGGCTTATTCAACCAGGGCACGTGCCCGGTCGGTTTCTTCCTTACCCGTGCGGACACAAACGAAATCCCACGGAAGAAGCCTTTTCTTCGGTGGGATTTCGGTTCGGGTCAGCCGGGCTTGACAGGCAGCCCGCAGCCCGGCTGTTGACAGCATTCGGCATCAGTAACCTTCGCCCTCAGCCGGCAATTTGGTTTTGCCGCGGAAGGAATAGAAGACGTAACCAAAGTAACCCGCGGCCAGCACCATGCCGATGATCCACCACACCATACCGACGCTCAGGCTGTATTCCTGCGCCGCGCTGTTGTAGATGGTGAGCGCGAATTGCCGATCGGTGGAGGCGGGCAACATGGTGGGGAACAAACCAAAGGCCGTACTCGCGGCCATGCCGGCGATGAACAGGCTGGAAGCGAAAAACGCATGGCTGTCCTGCTGGCGTGCCTGAGCGTAGGCGCCGCCGAGCCAGCCCAGCAGGCCGAGCACGGGAAAAATAAATCCCCAGGGCGCGTGCCGGTAATTGTCCCAGATTTCGGGGTGAATGTACCAGGTGGCGAGAAAAGCCAGCAGCGAGGTGGCCAGGGTCAGCCACCAGGCTCTTTCCGCCCAGAGCCGCGCGCGCGTTTGCAGGGCGTTCGTGGTCTTCATCGCGATGAAATGCGCGCCGTGCGCGGTCACCGTCGCGAGCGCCACCACTCCCATGATCACCGTGAACCAGTCGAGAATGCCGGCTGCGGGCACCACGGTGAAGGTCGTCCACAAGGGCGCGAAGAAATAGCCTTCGGGGTTGAGCGGAACGCCGCGCACCACGTTGCCGAGCGCCGCGCCAAAGAAGATAGCCAACAGTGTGCTGGCGAGCGAGAAGGTTACATCCCAAAAGGCTTTCCACATGGGATGGCGCAGGTGATGGCGGAATTCGATGCCGATGGCGCGCAGCATGAGCAGCCACAGCACCATCATCAACGGCAAATAGAAGCCGCTGAAGCTGGAGGCATAAACCTTGGGAAAGGCGAAATAGAGCGTGCCGCCCGCCGCCAGCAGCCAAACTTCGTTGCCATCCCAAACCGGCCCGATGCTGTTCAGCACCGTGCGCCGCTCATCCTCGGTTTTGGCGACCAGCAGATGAATCACGCCGGCGCCGAGATCAAAGCCATCCAGGATGACGTACATCGTGAGCATGAAGCCAACCGCGATGAACCAGAAGATTTCCATTCAAACCTCCGTGAGTGAATGCGAAGACGCTGCCCGCGCCGTGCCAGCCAGGCCAGGGTTTCTCCGAGAATGCTCCAACCTTGGCTGAGCCGTGGTTTCTTCCACTTCGACTGCCAAAGAGACTCTGAGAATCTTCATGCGACAGCCCAATCGTTGCAGGATCGTCTTCTCGAGAGTCTACGCTTGCGGACCGACACGGCGCCGAACCGGTGCGGCCGCGGCGACAGGCATGGCAGCAGACGGATCAAGCGGCGGAGGCATGGGCTGCGGCCGGCGCCGGCCCATGAAAAACCTCGCGCATCACCAGAAACAGAAACAGCATGCCGAGCAAAGCATACATGCCCATGAAGCCCAGCAGCGTGAACAGGCCGTTGCCCGCCGATACCGTCGGCGAGATGCCTTCGGTGGTGCGCAGCAGGCCGTAAACCAGCCAAGGCTGGCGGCCCAGCTCGGCGGTCATCCAGCCGGCAGTGTTGGCAATGTAGGGAAAGGGAAAGCTGAGCATTAGAATCCACAACAGCCAGCGGGTGGAGTAAAGTTTACGCCGCCAGAGCAGATATGCTGCAACGGCCATGATCGCGATGAAAATCGTGCCCAACCCCACCATGATGTGATAGGCGTAATAGAGTAGTGGAATGTTGGTGGGCCATTGCTCGCGTGGAAAAGCATCCAGGCCTTTGACCTCGGCGCCCCAGCGGTAGTAAGTGAGGAAGCTGAGCAGCCGGGGAATGTGAATGGGATTGTCCATGCGCAACTTCTCCATGTCGGGCTGGCCGATGAGGATCAATTCCGCGCCTTCCTTGGTTTCGAACAACCCCTCCATTGCCGCCAGGGTCACGGGCTGATAGGTGGCCACGTTCTTGCCCTGGCCATCGCCGGTGGGAAAAGCCACCAGCACCGCGGCAAGCAAGCCGGTGGTCACGCCCAGGCGCAGAAACACCTTGCCGTATTCTTCATGACGGTGATCCAACAAGTAAAAGGCGCCAACGGCCGACACGACAAAGGCGGCGGTGATCACTGCGCCGATCATGTTGTGGAGGTATTGCCAGCCGAGCCAGGGATTGAGCAGCAAACCCCAAAAGCTGGCGAGATGCACCGAACCGTCAGCCGCCACCGAATAGGCCACGGGGTGCTGCATCCAGGCATTGGTGGCTATGATGAAGAAGCCCGACAGCCAGGAGCCAAGAAACACCATGAACGCGGCGACGAAATGGCCGATTTGCCCGAGCTTTTTTTCACCAAAGATGAACAGGCCGAGAAAGCTCGATTCCAGAAAGAAAGCGAACACGCCTTCCATCGCGAGCGTCTGGCCGATGACGCCGCCGGCAAAGGTGGAAAACTTGGCCCAGTTGGTGCCGAATTGAAACTCCATCGGAATGCCGGTCACCACGCCCAAGGCGAAGTTGATCGCGAAGATTTTGGCCCAAAAGCGTGCGCTGCGATTGTAATGCTCGTCTTTGGTGCGCAGGGCCAGCCCCTTGAGGATCACGATCAGCAATCCCAGGCCCATGGTCAGTTGGGGGAAAAGATAGTGGAACATAATCGTAAAAGCAAAGTGCACGCGGTGCACCAGCAATGCCTCTTCCATCCTGTTCTTCCTTTCTTGTGAGAGTGCCAGGTGTGACCGTCTGCGCCGGCGCCTCCCTAAAATAGAAAAGACAGCGACGAGAATTCGCGCTGTCATGCAATGTTTCCCAAAATGTCAAAACAACTGTGCGCACGCGCCGGGCGTACGAGAGCTGTCGGTTCCAGGTTTAGGTGACGCCCTCCACCGGCAGACCGGCGTCGTGGTACAATTCCTCGCCCTGCGGATTGGTCACCAGGACGTCGATTGCAATTCCTCGCCGCACGCTTGCCGTCACGACACAGAAGTCTTCGAACAATTCCAGACAGCGGATCATGCGTTGCTGCTCCGCGGCAACCTCCACCATGAGGTGCACGTCGATCTTGCCGATGCGCAAGCGGCCCTGCTCGTTGCGCACCAGCGCGCCGGTGACGGTGGTCTTGATATTCTTGACTTCTATCTTAGCTCTTTGCAGGCAAAATAGCAAGCTGGCGCTCAGACAATCACCCACCGCCGCGCCCAACAGCCGGGAGGGATTGGGCCCGCGGTTGTGGCCGAGCGGCGGCGGTTCATCGAGCGTGAGGGGCGCGAGATGCTCCTGGTCGAAGATCGCCTTGAATTCATAGTCCTGCACCCGTTCGAGCCGAAGCGCAAAGGTTCCGTTTTCAGCCATGCCGGTCTTCCTCGAGACTAGTTAGGTCTGGCAGCTTGTCCTTCCTGCAACACGAAGTTGATGGGAATGGCCATCCACACGGCCACCGGTTGATCTTGCGAGATCGCCGGTTTGAACACCCATTGTTGCACGGCGGCAACCGCCGCGTCGTAGAAAATTTCGGGTCCCTGCAACGGCACGACTTTCTTGACCTGGCCTTTTTTGTCGATGAGAGCCTTGACGAACACTTTGCCCTGCACGCCGGCCTTGCGGGCCAACTCCGGGTAAACCGGCTGCACGCGCTTGACGATGGCCGGCGGCGTCTGGAAGGGCACGAATTCATCCATGCCCGGCTCTTCTTCGCCGAAGAGCAGTTCATCCGAGCCGATCACCAACGAGTCACCGCCGCCGGTGCCCTCACCGGAAGTGATCGGCGCCTGGAATTGCGACAATTCCTCCTGCGTGGCAATGGTGGCTTCAGGCGTGATTTGCGCGTCCGGCACCGGCACGGGGATACCCACGGAGGGCCGGGCCACTGGGGCCGACACCGCGATCGCGGGCGCGGACGAAGCTGAAATCGACGGCGGTGGCCCGAGCTCGGCGATGTCTTTGATCACCCGCATGCGCACCATGCGCACTTCCGGCTCTTTCGACCACTCCCGCCCGCCGATCCACATGCCGATTGCCACCA
Proteins encoded:
- a CDS encoding energy transducer TonB, which encodes MTANSLKLYQLFPYGAPELNEVYNRYLTWALGVALFFNLVAIGMWIGGREWSKEPEVRMVRMRVIKDIAELGPPPSISASSAPAIAVSAPVARPSVGIPVPVPDAQITPEATIATQEELSQFQAPITSGEGTGGGDSLVIGSDELLFGEEEPGMDEFVPFQTPPAIVKRVQPVYPELARKAGVQGKVFVKALIDKKGQVKKVVPLQGPEIFYDAAVAAVQQWVFKPAISQDQPVAVWMAIPINFVLQEGQAARPN
- a CDS encoding cytochrome ubiquinol oxidase subunit I: MEEALLVHRVHFAFTIMFHYLFPQLTMGLGLLIVILKGLALRTKDEHYNRSARFWAKIFAINFALGVVTGIPMEFQFGTNWAKFSTFAGGVIGQTLAMEGVFAFFLESSFLGLFIFGEKKLGQIGHFVAAFMVFLGSWLSGFFIIATNAWMQHPVAYSVAADGSVHLASFWGLLLNPWLGWQYLHNMIGAVITAAFVVSAVGAFYLLDHRHEEYGKVFLRLGVTTGLLAAVLVAFPTGDGQGKNVATYQPVTLAAMEGLFETKEGAELILIGQPDMEKLRMDNPIHIPRLLSFLTYYRWGAEVKGLDAFPREQWPTNIPLLYYAYHIMVGLGTIFIAIMAVAAYLLWRRKLYSTRWLLWILMLSFPFPYIANTAGWMTAELGRQPWLVYGLLRTTEGISPTVSAGNGLFTLLGFMGMYALLGMLFLFLVMREVFHGPAPAAAHASAA
- a CDS encoding OsmC family protein — its product is MAENGTFALRLERVQDYEFKAIFDQEHLAPLTLDEPPPLGHNRGPNPSRLLGAAVGDCLSASLLFCLQRAKIEVKNIKTTVTGALVRNEQGRLRIGKIDVHLMVEVAAEQQRMIRCLELFEDFCVVTASVRRGIAIDVLVTNPQGEELYHDAGLPVEGVT
- the cydB gene encoding cytochrome d ubiquinol oxidase subunit II; the protein is MEIFWFIAVGFMLTMYVILDGFDLGAGVIHLLVAKTEDERRTVLNSIGPVWDGNEVWLLAAGGTLYFAFPKVYASSFSGFYLPLMMVLWLLMLRAIGIEFRHHLRHPMWKAFWDVTFSLASTLLAIFFGAALGNVVRGVPLNPEGYFFAPLWTTFTVVPAAGILDWFTVIMGVVALATVTAHGAHFIAMKTTNALQTRARLWAERAWWLTLATSLLAFLATWYIHPEIWDNYRHAPWGFIFPVLGLLGWLGGAYAQARQQDSHAFFASSLFIAGMAASTAFGLFPTMLPASTDRQFALTIYNSAAQEYSLSVGMVWWIIGMVLAAGYFGYVFYSFRGKTKLPAEGEGY